The Melitaea cinxia chromosome 16, ilMelCinx1.1, whole genome shotgun sequence genome contains the following window.
atcattcaccaaattgtttgttttattcacaagatgagtaaagtaagtattatttcacaagaaacatattatttttattcaattaattgttgcaaaagagcaatatcacttgaactgctacttgtacttgagtctgccattatttttcactcgaaattaattttattttaaacaaagaaaatactttttcaattaataaatcttagttatcccccgaaaactatagatcggatattgttgttactaaagatcaccaacgttactgacagatagaactctattaatATTGGGAcacttacactgtcattttcatacgaactgttatctctagtaagctatcctccctctcgtcgatagacagctttgaaggataagattgcctatcgtcgacaagtttattgggtcagtaaaatgaatgatagatagatatttctgtctctagtaggacataaccagagatagattgaatattgggttcggccgtaagcgACGTGTTGTGGCTGTACTCGTCGCTGTGATCACGGATGTCACAGCCGTCGCATCGTTCGCTGAGTTCAAGGCGTTATTTTTCGTATTCTCTAAGCTCTGTTATCTCGCCGACGATCTCTCGGCTGCGTGAGCGCACGGCTGTTCGCAAGGCTGTTTTTGAGGGATGGGCGGAGCCGTATCTGCACTATCGATATATTTTTGTCTCGTAAACATTGACTATTTCTTTGTGATAACAATTATGTTATAAGCATTTTTGAATACACAGTTGTATTTATGAATCATTTGAGTatatttgcttaaaaataatagtaaattgcCGACAAACAGGTAAAAATGTTTCTAGTAAATGTGGTCTTTGCATATTAAATTGacacttaataaaaaagttagctCTACGTCAAATCGAAAAATGACACTTATTAAAATCGACGTCAAATCTAAAATAGAGTTgagtaaacaaaaacaaaagaaacatGTGAAACACATTAAACTTAgtcataagaaataaaataaaataaaatcgaatgtTAGAAAGTCAAGTGCCACACTTGTATACACTTTAAATTGGATATGGGGCCGATTCGAGCGACCTACGAAAaccacttaaaatattttgtgaaactTGGGAACATGTGCATTAATAATGTGTTCAGTCAATCAGTATTGCCTAAACAAAACGTTATAGTGTTGTGCCAACTTGTTGTGCATCGCATAGTTaacataaaaaatctaaattgaaCAAGTAAGTATTACTTTACTATCACATATTATGTTTCTCGTACGACGTACcagtatttttttctaatgtaagTTGGTTTACAATCTAAACACTTGCTTGCAGTGGCTCGTAACGCTGGACCGTCCTCAGTACAATTGGAGAAATTGATTGAATTCATGGAAGTGAGATCAGACCTTGCCACTGGACATGCCCGTACAGCGAATGCTAGGACCCGTATgcaaaatggctggaccgaaaTAGCTACGGTGTTAAACAGTGTTGGCAACGGGTGCATAAAAGAGTGGAAGCAGTGGGCTAAGGtatgtaactaattaatagtagTGTTAGTACAAATATATGCATAATGTTTAAGTTTGTTTAGATGTGTAAATGTCAACTTTCTATGTGATTATCTTTTTTGTTTATAGTACTGGAAAGATAAAAAAGCTGCCACAAAAAGGAAGGCAAATATTGCACAGACTGCTATGCAGAGGACAGGTGGTGGGGTCGATGTAGACGTGGTGGAGCTGTCAGATCTGGAGAAAAGAATTCTGACCATTTCTGGTGGTCTGAGTTTTGCTACTGGTGATAGGAATTTAGCAATCAATCCATttcatgtatgtatataagACATGTCttgataaacaaaatttaagctTTTACAACAACAGCTTCCATAgtttattaatcataaaaatttattgtcagaattaatttgatttttattttttgtttgtaggaACAAGGAAGTGCTGTTCTGCCCCCTCTAGGCACTGAAACTAGCGGTCACTCAGAAAGCATCTTGCGGCAGTTTCATGTgagagtaatatttttatttaatttaaattaatatcataaaattaatataatatttataaaattaataatctaaaatacTAGCAGTgtcttaaattatgtttttagaaAATTCCTGATCCACCAGGAATAGTAGGAATAGTATCCATCAGTAATTACCAAGATTTTTACACTTGTAGAAGGTCctgaattactttaaaaaaaacttattcacTGCctcttatgtaaaatataagtcaataataattttagatatttaattgTCTACTCAATGTATTCGGGTATTAAAAACTGGGTATTTCGGtattaaaaactattgattaatttttaggACGAAACTGTAGTTGTTGTTGTCGGAGACACAGTAGCAGAAAATCTACAGACACCAACGATTTCTACTCCACCAGATGAGTCTGAAGGTGTACGGATACAGGATGAAGTTGAAATGGTAAATTTATACATGTTTATTAGGCAgagatttataattatatttaatattatattaatctataaatttAGACAATATTCAAcagttttttcttatttatttataggtatcCCCCTCTGAAAGAGACAGAAATGTTGAAGTGGTAGGGGAAATGCCATCAATACCAAGCGATAGTGTCGGTGGCGCGCGAAGGCGCATTTGTTTCGATTCCCCCAGTCAGCGCAGGGGCTCATCCGTGCCTACACCGACGCAAAGACCCACTTCTAGCTCGCAACAACGCCGCCGCACAGCAATGACGTCACCTCGCGGAGGGGTATCTGCGGGACGCCGACGTCTTCTGCGACGGTCTCCCCCGTCACAGCGTCGCTCCGAGATGGCAAGCCTTATCCAAAGGTTTATAGCCATCGAAGAGCAACGTGTTGAGGCAGAGCTTACCTCAGCTCGGTCTCAGGAGGCCTTAGCACGGGCGCGGGAAGCCGATGCACAAGGTCCCATCATAATGGCGGCAGCAATAGATCGCCTCGGTGACATTATACGCGACGTCACACAGCAATCACTTAAAGCAATTCTACATTTTAGAGCTCCTGATACCTAGCTCTAACACgtagaattaaatttaagtgatttttgttttttttttgttagttaataatacaattttattttcatattatttttatttcattattttgataaaaaaataataataatagctatgatttaattttgtactctaatattacaatgttaaaattaaataattataagtaataatatttaaataataatatatatataataagtaaagcaggttacacttttatttaatgCCTCCCAcgccataaaatatttataagttgcTGGCGGGAAGCCCGACCACGTTCTAGGGCGCCTAGAGATGCCGGCTCTATATGATGACCCTCACTTTGTAGCACTTCATTTGCGCGAATTTCTTCTTCTTGCAAATTATGTGGCAACTCTAATACTGGTAATCCAGCGCGATTACAAATATTGTGCAAGATACAGCAAGCAATAATGATTTTAGACACCATTTCTGGATCATAGTGTAAAACTCTATGAACCAGAAGACATCTAAATCTGCCCTTTAAAATTCCAATTGTCCTTTCAACACTATTCCTTGCTGTACTATGCAGTGTATTGTAGTGCTCCTCTGGAGAACCAGGCTCAGGATTGGCACATGGGGTCATCAAGTAGGATCTCTGCCCATAAGCAGAATCACCTGtgaacaattaatattatatttaataaattaccaACTGCCTTTCCACTATTCAATGTCAACtgtaaacaatgttatttttttcatacctaaCAAATATGCTGTCTCTCCCGCATTGTTTAGTTGCTCCAGGTGATGCTGTATGactgaattattaaaaatgaagctGTCGTGTGTAGCCCCTCCAAATGTAGCATCCACATGTAATATGTTTAGATCACAGTCATTTATCTGCAATGCAAACATCATTATatagttaatactaatattcatttttaaacattaatatatattataatatttattatttctaaattatgaAATGATCAATACTAGTctctatacataattataatataatataatctctATTCTCATAAGCACAGACCAAACGGAAtaatccattttaaaaaaaatacagttgaattgagaacctcctccttttttggaagtcggttaaaaatcagttttcaagataaattaaatatttttatttataggtaatgtatttttatcttttaataaacCAATGGGTGTTTATATTCTATAGTACAACACtcacaattaaaacatttcTAGCATGGTAACCTTTTCTGCAGTAATATCTTTCTTCTTGTATTTTGGGACGAATCATGGCCACCAAAGTACCATCAACACATCCAATCACACCAGGGATTTTAAATTTCTCAAAAAATCTGCAACAAAAGATAAAGGTCAAACAGAAGTGTCGACAAAGGggacttaaatatatttaagtacctTTGTTTCAGAGTTTCTCTTTCATTACGATTTTGTGGAAatcttatatactttttaattatgtcaGGATGATTTAGTGCATTGACAATTGTATTAATAGCTCGGCTGGCAGATGGTTgtgatacataattaaaaaatgattttccAACTACATTCTGGTAGCTTCCAGTGGCCAAAAAAGATAGGGTGCATAGAATCTGGAAGAAATAAGATTATTGTCATTTCATATAGTCGTAGATAATAATAGATTAGTAATAGAAAAACAAGGTTTCACTATAAATTAtcaatgttatataaatacatagtaatattttatatgtatattactatactaatatataactATTCGCTTAACTATTGTTATTGGATAACtctcaatataattatgtacatacttACACTGAGGCTTCTACATAAACCCAGTGTGAACTAGATGTATattgtaacacaaaaaataaatagtagatACTGCACTGCTTTGTATATTAAACTACAAAGATCAATTAATAAGTAGACAAATAAGGTAGTTCCGGTAGTATCACCTTAGTGTGATGACTGAGCCCACCACGCCGTACTTGTTGGGGCAAAAAAGGCATGAGATCGTCTTCCAATATTTCTATAAGATCCCTGGTGAGTCTGTAGTTGCGTATGTAATCTCTGTctgatgatattttataaagattgcGTATACTGCGACTTTGACGTCTTTTGTGTAAATCGTCTAGCCTTTTAGCTTCCTCTAGAAGGTACAACATACACAATACTCTTGCGGCCCtgttatcacaaaaaaaaaataagtataagtatgtacctatatttttttaaattactgctTCATGTGTTCTGAGTtctaaatagatttaaaagaaacatattatgtaggtactaaatacttacatttttatagAGTAATCCAACTTAAAATATCACTAAAACAAACTAAACACAATATAAATGGACTGAAAATCCTTGGCTACAGCCACGAAATAGTAGCTTTTCGTTTGACACTAAAAGTTGTAAGCGTACGCCGAGGCTGCGGTTGAAATTTGTGGCTGTTTTGCTTGGAGAATACCGATTTCATATTAggaacatacaaatatttgttttcaaatcACGCCGTCTACAGCCATGCGGCGCTAGTGTCGAACAGCGTAGAAATTAATCTTAGGGAATACCCTTATAGCCCTCGTCGCTGTAACAGCGGCTGTCATCTAGGCTGTAACGATATTTACGCTTAGAGAATTGCACAgctggaatgtaaggaagagctcaggtagccggtctatctacagcttactggagatagtagtcccctatgcgaattattgggacaactacaaaggatagatagttagttattagcagtcgatgataactacctatctctatctttagattgaatattgggttcggccgttagtgcgtaaaattaaatttatggaATTTGTTTACTTAACAAACTTCGTAAATGCACTCTGAAAAAAAAGAAGCTTTCAAACGAAGTTAATGTCAAAAACTTAGCTAAAAGTTCCACGcgcaatttttgtttatttttcagtGGTAAACTTTTTAGATAACTCGAAAATTTTGCTACTATCAAGGTatgtaaaacataatataacctttaatattttctatgtGATATTggtgaaatcatctgtgctcatttggcactattgaaagccattaaccctaaagaagaagaaaaagaagaaccTTTAATATGTCTATCTTAAAATCTCATCTGTGTCACAGTTACCCTGTAAAGTCTGTTCAaggagaagagataccaaatgtagacaaagcccatcattttttcgGGGCaacgacggaacaaacaaaatataatctatctctttctatcttgtttgtttgctatctgctgcacgtctctctgcaaggtcgaacgatattttaaataCGGCCTTGAAAACAATCGGACCGCGTACGGCcctttaattttgtattatttatttttatttcatttcgtgtcCTGAAGCGATcggggtgatttttatatttcgataattattatttaagaagtatcaaatcttaaatacttaattatatttaattaattatattaaattcagtaagtatcaaaatataaatatattttacattttaaaaatttgtgtaagtaataaaaaggttacaaaaccctgcatagttgaatgacctcgtatttggtttgtttacatttggtatctcggctcgttgaacgcactTTACTAAAGTTATAAAGGTGTCATAATTTTGACACACAACAAAATTGCCAGTTTTTGAtacatattatgattttatagaCGTTAAATAACTTGAGAGTATGAAAACCAACCTGAGagcacatattaaatttaactctTGTGTCT
Protein-coding sequences here:
- the LOC123660807 gene encoding putative nuclease HARBI1; its protein translation is MIRPKIQEERYYCRKGYHARNVLIINDCDLNILHVDATFGGATHDSFIFNNSVIQHHLEQLNNAGETAYLLGDSAYGQRSYLMTPCANPEPGSPEEHYNTLHSTARNSVERTIGILKGRFRCLLVHRVLHYDPEMVSKIIIACCILHNICNRAGLPVLELPHNLQEEEIRANEVLQSEGHHIEPASLGALERGRASRQQLINILWRGRH